One part of the Sphingobacterium sp. LZ7M1 genome encodes these proteins:
- a CDS encoding long-chain fatty acid--CoA ligase, translating to MVENLRLFDLALRQVNLFPDLNMFAHKKEGEWKTLTSVEFLEQVNAISKGLLELGVKPNDKVGLIADSSIEWHIVDFAIQQIGAVVVAIYPNISDSDYQFIFNDAEIKLCIVSNKSLFHRLTQLNDSIYTLKYIFCIEKNENVRNWDELRTVGAHIPDSKIEELRANIKHTDLATLIYTSGTTGKPKGVMLTHHNIISNVEAAREITPCKAYDRALTFLPPCHAYERMVIYTYLYIGITVHIAESLDKIGQNINEVKPHIMTAVPRILEKVYEKIMKTGMELTGMKRKIFDWAVEVAEQFDPNPEKRSFGYNIKLKLAKKLVLDKWYQALGGELKTVASGSASLQAKLARVFLAAGIPLYEGYGMTEASPLISVNHYLKGIRIGTVGLAVKYVEIKLADDGEILVKGPNVMQGYYKNREETDKTIIDGWLHTGDIGVWEDEVFLKIIDRKKEMFKISGGKYVVPQPIEKKLLESNYIEQAMVIGDGQKFASAFIVPNYAHLQDWSRNEAPELKGMPKDQFLTETKVVRKINKEVQLANQHFGNWEQIKKPIILSDEFTIENGELTPTLKMKRKVILEKYKKEFEELYHLAD from the coding sequence ATGGTGGAAAATCTTAGACTTTTTGATCTTGCCTTAAGGCAGGTAAACCTTTTTCCGGACCTCAATATGTTCGCGCATAAAAAAGAGGGGGAATGGAAAACCTTGACTTCTGTAGAATTCTTGGAACAGGTGAACGCGATCTCCAAAGGATTGCTTGAACTTGGTGTTAAACCAAACGACAAAGTTGGATTGATTGCTGATAGTAGCATTGAATGGCATATTGTCGATTTCGCTATCCAACAGATCGGAGCTGTTGTCGTTGCCATCTATCCAAATATCAGTGATTCCGATTATCAGTTCATTTTCAATGATGCTGAAATTAAGCTCTGCATCGTTAGCAATAAAAGCTTATTCCATAGATTGACCCAACTAAATGACTCTATCTATACCCTAAAGTATATTTTCTGCATTGAAAAAAATGAAAATGTACGCAATTGGGATGAATTGAGGACCGTTGGTGCCCATATTCCCGATTCTAAAATTGAAGAACTTAGAGCAAATATCAAACATACCGACTTAGCTACGCTAATCTATACTTCAGGCACCACAGGAAAGCCGAAAGGGGTCATGTTGACCCATCATAACATTATTTCCAATGTGGAAGCAGCAAGAGAGATTACACCTTGTAAGGCCTACGACAGGGCATTGACTTTCCTTCCACCTTGCCATGCCTATGAAAGAATGGTCATCTATACTTATCTGTACATTGGGATCACGGTACATATCGCCGAATCCTTGGACAAAATCGGTCAGAATATCAATGAAGTAAAACCTCATATCATGACTGCCGTTCCGAGGATCTTGGAAAAGGTCTACGAAAAGATCATGAAAACAGGTATGGAACTGACCGGTATGAAGCGCAAGATCTTTGACTGGGCTGTTGAAGTGGCTGAACAATTCGACCCAAATCCAGAAAAAAGGAGTTTCGGCTACAACATCAAGCTAAAGTTGGCAAAAAAACTGGTCCTAGATAAGTGGTACCAAGCATTAGGTGGAGAGTTAAAAACGGTTGCTTCGGGAAGTGCATCGCTACAGGCCAAACTTGCCCGAGTATTCCTCGCTGCGGGAATCCCGCTCTACGAAGGATACGGCATGACTGAAGCTTCCCCCTTGATCTCTGTAAACCATTACCTCAAAGGAATCCGTATCGGAACCGTGGGATTAGCTGTAAAATATGTGGAAATTAAATTGGCGGATGATGGAGAGATCTTGGTCAAAGGTCCCAATGTGATGCAAGGCTATTATAAGAACAGGGAAGAAACGGATAAAACCATTATCGATGGTTGGTTGCATACAGGTGATATTGGCGTTTGGGAAGATGAGGTTTTCTTGAAAATCATCGACCGTAAAAAGGAGATGTTCAAGATTTCTGGAGGTAAGTATGTGGTGCCACAACCTATCGAGAAGAAATTATTGGAATCCAATTACATCGAACAGGCGATGGTGATCGGTGATGGTCAGAAGTTTGCTTCTGCCTTTATTGTGCCTAACTATGCCCACCTACAAGATTGGTCCCGAAATGAAGCTCCTGAATTAAAAGGAATGCCCAAAGACCAGTTCCTGACTGAAACAAAAGTAGTCCGTAAAATCAATAAAGAAGTTCAATTGGCCAACCAACATTTTGGGAACTGGGAACAGATCAAAAAACCGATCATCCTCTCGGATGAGTTCACCATTGAAAACGGAGAACTGACCCCTACCCTTAAAATGAAACGTAAGGTCATTCTGGAAAAATACAAAAAGGAATTTGAGGAATTGTACCATTTGGCAGATTAA